A genome region from Bufo gargarizans isolate SCDJY-AF-19 chromosome 2, ASM1485885v1, whole genome shotgun sequence includes the following:
- the TMEM86B gene encoding lysoplasmalogenase: MDILESDSRYRRKPLATVRNTVPKLLPFLMTVCNYFVLWIPLSEPGWYNALIKCLPIVSLEFFVLIYSTGVGKFSPYAKKIFLGLVFSAAGDISLVWPDYFQLGMIMFGLAHLMYTTAFGFHPLNLRIFLVIALFCVGFYSMTFSYLTGPFVYMVAGYTMLIGTMTWRALSRVSLTSHKFSWAWISAAVGSIFFMVSDCVLAVDKFCFPISKSREIIMSTYYGAQLLIALSITGWTRDDFMWKSK, from the exons GTAAGGAACACTGTGCCAAAACTGCTCCCCTTCCTTATGACAGTGTGTAATTATTTTGTGCTGTGGATTCCACTCTCTGAGCCTGGCTGGTACAATGCTCTGATTAAATGTCTGCCTATTGTGAGCCTGGAGTTCTTTGTCCTCATCTATTCCACTGGTGTGGGCAAGTTCAGCCCTTATGCTAAGAAAATCTTTTTGGGACTAGTGTTCTCAGCAGCTGGAGACATTAGCCTGGTTTGGCCAGATTACTTTCAACTGG GTATGATCATGTTTGGATTGGCACATCTCATGTACACAACTGCATTTGGCTTTCACCCTCTGAATCTCCGAATCTTCCTTGTTATCGCCCTGTTTTGTGTTGGCTTTTACTCTATGACTTTTTCATACCTAACTGGACCTTTTGTATACATGGTGGCAGGATACACTATGCTCATTGGCACCATGACATGGAGGGCACTTTCCAGGGTCAGCTTGACATCTCACAAATTCTCCTGGGCATGGATCTCTGCAGCTGTGGGATCCATCTTTTTTATGGTTTCTGACTGTGTACTGGCCGTTGATAAATTCTGCTTCCCTATTTCCAAATCGCGGGAGATTATCATGTCAACGTATTATGGCGCACAGCTGCTGATAGCCCTCTCCATCACTGGATGGACCAGAGATGATTTTATGTGGAAGTCAAAGTAA